ATGAAGAAGATTGTTGCAAACCCGGAGGATACCAGATCCCTGGAAGCTCGAAGTTGGTTGGGGACCCTTGGGGAGTGGGGGTGTAGGGAAGCCTGCTAGCTGGGACCTGATCTAGGGCTCTTGTCTACAAGCACATGCACATGGGCTTGGGAAAGGGAGAGACATGAAGGACCTAGGGCAATGAAAATTGGACCCTGTACCCCAAGCTCTGATACTGGAGTCAACGCCCAGTTGGACCTTGTACCACTGTGTGAGCTTGGGTAAGTCACCAACCCTCTCTTGGAGCCcctgcttcctcatctggaaaTGGGGGAATAAGGGAGAGCAGAGCAGAGGTAATGTTACCCACCTCATGGAAGCATTGTGAGAGGCAGCTAGGAAATGTAAACACACCTTGGAAACTAAAGCTCATGATGTGTGATAATAATAGTAagactaggccaggtgcggtggctcacatctgtaatcccagcactttgggaggccaagcaggcggatcacgaggtcaggagatcaagaccatcctggctaacacagtgaaacctcgtctctactaaaaatacgaaaaattagccgggcgtggtggcgggcgcctgtagtcccagctactggggaggttgaggcaggagaatggcgtgaacctgggaggcagagcttgcagtgagccgagatcacgccactgcactctcgcctgggcaacagagcgagactccgtctcaaaaataaaaaaataatagtaagacTAACATTTTGAACCCTCTTGTGCCAGACAGACACCATGGTGCATTCCCAAGGGAATAATGTTGCTACTTTGGTTCAGGCTGGAACAGGCGGTAGTCCTCATTAGATGTGAGTGAAAAGTGCCAAGCACCACCATTTCCCCCTCTCTCTGGGTGCAGTTTCTCTTCATTGCCCACTGAGAGCAAGTGAGGTAGACTAGTGGACCTGCAGAGGATCTGCACACTTTCTCTCCTTTGCCATTGGCCTATAttacagcctcctcctcctcttccaccctcctgccttcattcttttcttctccctctgccaGGGATTAAAGTCTGGTGAGTTCATCTTGGATACTAAAACCCCATTGAGAACTGGACTCAAGGGTCCTCCATAGCCCCTTTTGAGAAGATGAGTTTCAGCTTCCCTTGCCCGGCTAAAGCCCTGGGCTAGGGACCAGCTTGGCCACAAAAGGCCTGCTTATCTTTCCTCACCTGTTTCTGCATTATCACTACTGAAATCCCCAGGCTGATAGGAACAAATGGCCTGGACTGGCAAGGTGGTTACTGGGGTCGTCTTTAAGCACAAgttttgattctttttgtttgtttgtttattgagaccGGATCTCAATCTgtactcaggctggaatgcagtcagTGGcaggcgtgatcatggctcactacagcgcAACTTCTGGGGCTCcggcaattctcctacctcaggctcccaagtagctgggaccaaaggcatgcacaaccatgtcaagctaatttttgtgtttttggtagagacaggatttcgtcatattgcccaggctgatctcgaactcctgagctcaagcaattcacctgcctcagcctcccaaagtgctgggattacaggcatgagccaccacgcccagcccacagaTGTCACTTCTGCCTTTCCATTATTACTCAGTTTTCTGAATGCCAGTTGCTTCTAGCATAGTGTCTGCTCTAGAGAACCCCTCAGGAACCAAGGCCCATCTTTCTGTGTTGTTCCACTCTACACCTAAGCTGCTGTGATGGAGCCATGTGGTTGTGGTCAGGGTTCCCATTGCACTTCCTGCAGTGCTCCCAGAACTCAATATGTACTGGGAAGGGCCTGCTGTTATGACAGCCTCTCTTTGGGGCCAGCTTCTGCTTTTGCCCCCATCTTTGCAGTACAGAGGGTAAATTAAACAAGAGGATGCCTGAGTGAAGGATATCCTGGGTTCTTGAGAGACAAGTGAGAGCtgataattttgaaaattcattAGTCAAAGCATGGAGATAAAGGTGGCAGCAGGAAGGGGAGAGGCAAGGAGTAGACCCGTGACAGTTTTAGAATCTTATTTGTGCCAAAATACTTTACTGCATTAGCTTGGACCTCTAATACAATGTTGAATTGTTAACCATGATAGCACTGTATCCTAGTCTAATTCCTGAATTGAATGGCTAGTCTTACCATTAAGAATGCTATttgcggccaggcacagtggctcacgcctgtaaccccaccactttgggaggccaaggcaggtggatcacttgaggtcaggagtttgagaccagcctgaccaacatggtgaaaccccgtctctactaaaaatagaaaaactcgccatgtgtggtggtgggcgcctgtaatcccagctgctctggaggctgaggcaagagaatcgcctgaacctgggaggcagaggttgcggtgagccgagatcgcaccactgcactccagcctgggcaacagagcgagactccgtctcaaaaaaaaagaatgctatttGCTATGATTTTTGGATGATATCTTTATAATATTAAGGGATGTCCCTTCCttggattttgctttttaaaggaaAGGTAATGTCTAAGATAAGCCTTTGAAATCTTGAAATTCAGAGTGATTGGGGATTTATAGAGAGCTGTACAGAGCATTGGTGATTGTTATTCCTTGAGTTCTTAAAACATAAACCAGGCCTGGGCCCTTCCTTCCTCTGTGCCCAGCTCTCATGCTCTGTGGTTTGTGGTTTCAGTTATTGCCTTGTCTGTCAAGATCCGCAGTTATGAAGAACACTTGGAGAAACATCGAAAGGTAAACTCTGGGCGTCATTCACAGTTAAACAGCAGCAGCCTGGGGGAAAGGGGTCTGGAGGGGAAGGGCTCTGGGTCCAGAGGAGGAGGCTTAGAAGCCATTGGGCTGTAGCACCAGAGTGCCCACCCTTCAGCTCCCGTGGGAAAAATGCTTCCCTCCTGCCTCCAGAGGACTTGGAGCCTTACAAGGCCATGCTGAGTGTCACCAGGGGTTAAGAACACAAACTTTAGAGCATGATCACTGTGTCTGGCACATGctgagtgctcagtaaatatttgttgaatgcatgaatggAGTCAGATTGCCCTGGGTTCAAATCCGAGCTCTGCCACTTCCACTTAACTAGCTGTGTGATATTAGGGAAGTACAGGTCTCAGCCTCAGTTCTCTTTTCAATAAGATGGAAATCATACGAATACTTGCTCACAGGATTGCAAGGATTatgtgaaataataataacagccaaTGTGATGCATATAAAGTCTTTAGGCCCTGTGCTAAGTACTTCACATGCATCTTCTTATTTGACTCTCATGACTTTCTTTCCCATCTTAATGAGGAATAATCTAGTCATGGAATGATTAAGTTATTCCTTAAGGCATAGCACCGGGAAGTGATGTGCTGAGACCTTGAAACAAGGCAGTCTTGCTCCGAgacccatattcttttttttttttttttgagacggagccttgctctgtcacccaggctagagtgcagaggtgcaatctcggctcactgcaggctccgcctcccaggttcaagcaactctcctgcctcagcctcctgagtagctgggactacaggcgcgtgccaccacgcccggctaattttttttatttttagtagagacggggtttcacggtgttagccaggatgctcccgatctcctgacctcgtgatctccccacctcggcctcccaaagtgctgagattacaggtgtgagccaccgtggccagccatATTCTTAACGATTATACCATAtctcagcacagtgtctggcacagagctGCTGTAATTAGGCAAAtgctgttatttttaataaacacatgATTGTGAATACAGACTGgtacagcaccatgcctggcacctCAGTGTTCCCTGGAGCCTGCTTCTTAAAGATCACAGTTTTGCTTATTTGAGGTGTGGGACAGCAGCCCTACTGCAGAAGTCCTTCACAGGGCAGCAGCCAGCTGTGGGTAGGCATTTCCAGGAAGAGCACAAGGCCTTCCCTCCTCTCTACCCCAGCTGACAGTTTGCTAAGCTATGGAGAGTCTGAGTGGGTAGTGTAGGAGAAAGAGCATGAGGTTTGAAGTCAGACCAATAGATAGAGATTCAAGACCCTATCTCAGCACTCACAGTTCTAAAGACCTTTTGTGAATCAGATAACATctttaaacctttgttttctcatctgtaaaatgggaataacaatgaTAATACCTCCCTCAGAATTGCATTAATATTTGCATAAGATTACTGAGAAATTTCAGTGAAATGATAAAATGACCATTGTTTGTTACTGTGAACAACAGTAACACTTATATAATACTAACAGTAATGAGAATCTCTTACAGGACAAAGCCCACAAACGTTATCTGCTAATGAGCATTGACCAGAGGAAAAAGATGCTCAAAAACCTCCGTAACACCAACTATGATGTCTTTGAGAAGATATGCAGAGGGCTGGGGATTGAGTACACCTTCCCCCCTCTGTATTACCGAAGAGCCCACCGCCGATTCGTGACCAAGAAGGCTCTGTGCATTCGGGTACGAGTCAGAATTGCTGCTTTGCTTGGCCCCACTCAGGGACTGGGATGGAGGAAGCAGAAGGGAGGGATCATCTGTTTCTGTTAGAGGCATGGAACTGGCCCCAGGCCCTGGAATGGATCCAGGGAGGTCACAGGCCACCAACCCCATGGAGAAAGGCTGGGGTTACCATCTGGGGGAGATAGTTCCCACCCCACTTGTTCCAAGTCTGAGGTTTTACACAGGATTACAAGGTCTTTTTCTGCCCCTTTTCACTCCCAGGTTTTCCAGGAGACTCAAAAGCTGAAGAAGCGAAGAAGAGCCTTAAAGGCTGCAGCAGCAGCCCAAAAACAAGCAAAGCGGAGGAACCCAGACAGCCCTGCCAAAGCCGGACCAAAGACACTCAAAGACAGCCAATAAATTCTGTTCAatcatttctttctgtcttgaAGAATGATAGGAGAGATGATGGGGCTCGTTTTggcctgaggaggaggaggaatttattctttcattcagctCTGAGATCTCAGagttttctgaggcagagtcccTGCCTCACCCACCAGAGGATACACACTCATGACACGCCTCCCACACACTCATACAAACAAGTACCTGTCATCCAGGTGACGTGTGTCAGTGGAGGCAAGACAGAGCACGTGACAGCACAGTAGAAGTGTGGCCGGCTGGGTGGGAAGAACTGCTATAGGAGCTGCCTTCTGGACTGGGTCCTAAAGGATGAGTAGGAATTCACTATATagagacaggaagggaaggcCTCCTGGGCAGAAGGGATTGCAAGTACAAAGGCAAGGATGTCTAGAGAGACATGCTGTATTCAGAGAACGGGGAGAATGAGAAATAAAGCTTGAAAGGTAAGCTGAAGCTGAAGTGTGAGAAGCTTTATATGCTAGGCTGAGAAGATTGTACACTGTCCACTAGGGAGTGGGGAGACAGTTCAAGTTTTAAAACTGAAGGAGTGATGGCAATTAACAGGTCTGTGTTTTAGATAGTTAAGCAACAGCTGTGTGGATGGTAaatgggaggaggagagaaagagcagTGTACCGGGGCTGGGGGATATCGGTGTTCATGCAGAGAATCTGATCAAAACTACAAGTCCTATGCCCAGGAAGCATATGCAAAGCATTGCTTATAAATTCTAGGGAGTTATGGATCCCCCTTCCCCATAAAGCCCATCCATTTACACCAAGTTAAGTGCCAACACCTTGAAGCCTGAGCATGCTTGGTATGTTTGAAGAACCCAATTTGAAGACCCATTGAAGACAATGTGtctaaaacagaacaaagaataGTAAGAAGACAAGGTCAGAGGGGTAGGCAAATACCAGGTGATATAGAGCTTTCTGGGTGTCTCAGcctgccgtaacaaaataccatagattagGTGACTTCACAGGATTTTTATTGTGAGTTcgttttttcacagttctggaggccggggATTCCAAGATCAGAGTGTCAGCCAATTCAATTTCAGGTGAGGACTCTTCCTAGCTTGGAAAAGCCACCTTCTCAATGTCATCACATGGCCTTTCCCTTGCTCCATGCAGTGGGGAGAGCTCACTCTCTTACAAGGCCACTAATCCCGTCATGAGGGCCGTACTCATGACCTTATGTAACCCTAGTTAACTctgagaagccccgtctctaaaTACTGTAACAttggagttagggcttcaacatatgaatttggtcaGGGACACATTCGGCCCATAACACTGGAGAAATACGTTGGACTTCACTCTGGGAAGGGAAGCCACTGAGGAAAGCCAAAAAGGGAGAAAGGTGTGTTAAAGTGCTATCCAAAGAGCAGTTGGAAGTTTAGATCCAGGACTCAGTAGAGAGGTCTGGACTAGAGAGGTTTGCGAGTTGTTGGGTGATTGAGCCCATGGGTATAAGTGAAACTGCCCAGGGATGGAGTGTATAAGAAAAAAGGACCCTGTCTGGATGGGAAGGATGATCCCTGAGAGCTTAGCCTAAGTCAGAAGGAGCAGCTGAGCTGGAGGAGAAGGTGAAGTAGGGGTAGAACAGAGCCTGAGTGTCTGCAGAAGCAGAAATGAGAGGCTCAGAACTGAAGATCCACTATTCAGATATCACTTCCAGGAATTGTAGGGAAGGCCTTTAATGGGCCAGGACTTCCAAGTGGCCACGGCTACTTGGAGGTAGTGTGTCAGAGGGCCAGATACTAACAGTTAAGGGGGCTAGCcaaggggaaggaaagaaaaaggaacacattTTAATGGATCAGGCCCTACTGCAAAGGCATTTGTGTGTTTTtcgttggttggttggttggtttggctggttgtttttttagagacaggatcttgctctgttgccccaactggagtgcagtagcctgatcatagttcactaacttcaaattcttgggctcaagcaatcctcttgcctctgcctcctaagtagctaggactataggtgtaagccactgcgcttagctaatttttttattttttgtagagagggtctcactatgttgcccaggttacccaaactcttggcctcaagcaatccttgccctcccaaatgccttggtttcccagagtgctgggattacaggcgcgagcaaCTGCATCCAGTCAAAAGGCATTGTTTTAACTGCTGCCTTAGGCACATTATCTAATATTCACAGCCACCTTTACTCTGCACATTGGctaattatcctcattttagcCATGAGAGATGAGAGAGTCATGAgggaactgagactcagagaggttaggtaacttgtccAAATTCATATAGCTGGGAAGAGAAAGGCCTAGGATTCAAAGCTTGCTCTGTCTTGACTCCAGAGCCTATGTCCTGTTCACTATACCACACTGCTTAGGGACCAAGAAAAAGGTCTGAGAAGCTAAGGGAAGAGTCTACACTACAGCAAACTCAAATGCTTTTAGGAGCAGGGCAGGTAACAAAAATGCATGAAGGCCTAACATGAAGTAATGATGCTAAGGTGTTTATTACATTCCTATCCTAGTTGtattcccttttatttatttattttaatttttttgagacagagttttcctttgtcccccaggctagagtgcagtggtgcgatcttggctcactgcaacctccccgtcccaggttccagcgattctcctgcctccgcctccacagtagctgggattacaggtgtgcaccaccacacccagcgaagtagagacggggtttcaccatgttggccaggctggtgttgaactcctgtcttgaactcctgacctcaagtgatctgctggccttggcctcccaaagtgcagggattacaggcgtgagccactgcgcctggcctgtattcCCTTTTAAAACAGAGCACAGAGCAGGCAAAATAACCAAATTAAACAAAGCCTTGGGCTGCCAGCAATGGGATACTGTATAGTCCTGATGCTGAGATATCAGTTAAGGGAAGGAGCAAAAAGTATTCATGGTGAAGCAGTTTCAGTGGGGTTCAGGGAGCATAATACCAGTTGCAATGAGGTGGGGAGTGAGGATGTTAAGGAAGTTCCAGTTGTGAGTGTTGTCAACTCGTTCAAAACACTTcactgggaaggaaaggaaggaaaacagactAGCAGGGATGGAAGGAGAATGTTAATATGGGAAGGACTTGAGCTCAGTTATGGCAGGGCAAGACTTTTCAGTGGTGTGGTTATGAGGAAGAGGCAGCCTGCTGATGAGTTCAACTGGACTGGGGGAGAGGAGGTGGCCAGATGCAGAAGATGGCTTTAAAAAGGTGGCTTTAAAAAgatggccgggtatggtggctctcgcctgaaatcccaacaactaaggagtctgaggtgggagaatcacttgaagctaggagttctaggctgcagtgagccaccagggtgccactgcattccaaccttgggcaacaaagtaaagacccccatctctttaaaaaaaaaaaaaaaaaaaaaaaaaggtagctggAGCCTGTGGAGAGCCTGGAATGCCATGCCAAGGCATCTAGACTGTGATATGGCAAAGAGTAGGAAACCACTGAAGGGATGTGTCACATTGAAAGtgatgttggccgggcgcagtggctcatgcctgtaatcccaacactttgggaggccgaggtgggcagatcacctgaggtcaggagttcgagaccagcctggccaacatggtgaaaccccatctctactaaaaatacaaaattagccgggcatggtgccctggcccatgcctgtaatcccagcttactcaggaggctgaggcggaagaatcgcttgaaaccaggaggcggaggttgcagtaagccgagatcgtgccattgcacaccagcctgggtgacaagagtgaaactccatctcaaaaaaaataaagtgatgtcTTCTGACATTTAGCTTAGCAGCCAGTGCAGggtagaagagagaaaagaacagtGATACAGAGGAACATAGCAATgcagacagaaaaacaaatgaagggATGAATGTAAGAAAGGTGTTGGAGGAAAAAGCATAATATGATGACTGATAAAGACCCAGGGAAACAGATTTGGAAGCCAAGGCCCAAGTTTCAAGTTTGAGTAGCTGGAGGGAAAGATAATTAGTAGGTTTTGGAAGTACTGAAATTTACAGAAATGGTTGTTCATCAGAGTAAAAATATACAGCAGATGGCAAAAAGTAATCCCGGAGCTTAAGATGGAGGTGAAGAAGGGAGTCGCTGCCCTCAAAGAGAAATGGTTGGGGCCGGGCgtgatagctcacgcctgtaatttcagcactttgggaggcccaggcgggcagatcacctgaggtcaggagttccagaccagcctggccaacatggtgaaaccccgtctctactaaaaatacaaaaattagcctggcatggtggcgggagcctataatcccagctactcaggaggctgaggcaggaaaatcgcttgaaccctgaaggcgtaagttgcaatgagccgagatcacgccactgcactccagcctgggcgacaagggcaaaatccgtctcaaaaaaaaaagaaaaaaagaaatgattgggAGGTCTTCGGAACAGCGTCGAGGAGGAAACTCCCCAGAGCCCCCAGCGCGCATCCTCTGGGAGCTGGACACACGGGGACGGACGGGACTAGTTTGCTTCATGGAGTATGAAACCAGGAGGGGCTTCACTTCAAGTAAACTTTGGGGAGGCGATGCAAATGACTCAGGACTTCTGATCCTTCCCCCGTCTAAAAGAAAAGTCAGTTACCATTTTTACTGAGTGCTTTCGGGGCCTTTCCATGATCTCACTGATTCCTCTCAGCCGCCCTGTGATGTGAGTGCCAGCTCCATGTTACGTAAGAGGAAGCCAAGGCTCAAACCCTGCCCGAAGTCACACAGCAAGAAATCACGAGCCGTGATTCCAACCCAGGTCCGTCTGACCCGAGCCTGCTCTAATGCCGTTCTGCCTGGACTTTCCTGTTATGGGAACCTGAGGCCCCGCGCCAGCGGCCGGGGTCCCAAGCGCCGGGCTGGCTGTGTCGTGACCATCCCTAGCCCTGGCCCGGCCCTCGTCCTTTCGAGGGAAACCTAGTCTCAGAAGGACAGCTCCCCAGCCGCGGCCAACGACGCGCCAGCGTCTGGCTCGGACCAATCCCCCCGGGACGGTCCACCACCCAGACCAATTAGCTCCCGTCCTCAGGGCACCTCCCACCAAACCGCCTTCTGATTGGCTGGCTCTTCCCGTCGCGGCGTTGCCCCAGCAACCAGACTATTGGGACGCTGCGGCCTGGCCTTCAGGCCACCGGCTACCGAACCCCGGGGCTTTTCACCAGTCCAGCTCGTTTCCAGCACCATGTCGGTGCGGACGCTACCGCTGCTCTTCTTGAACTTGGGCGGGGAGATGCTTTACATCCTGGACCAACGGCTGCGGGCCCAGAACATCCCGGGAGACAAGGCCCGCAAAGGTGAGAGGCCCCCGGCCCGCTCAGCCAGACCCGCAGCCAGCAGCCCGGCCCTCTCATCATCGCCCTAACACCCACAGCCAGACCCGCACCCCTACACACTTCACTCTTATAACCAGGGACCTTTCTTACAAGCCACATCCATTTGGAGCCCCTCGGGAGTCAAATCCCCCAAAAGCTCTTTTCACAGCAGAGGAACTTAATACTCCCAGTGGACACTAGGGTGCCTGATCTCCCTAATTTCCCCATCTCTTCAAATGGGAGAGGTGATTTCTCAGTCTCTCTTGTCAATCAGTCCCTTCCAAATGTAGGAGTCCCAGCTGCCCACCATCTAGTATCATACCCCTTGCTAGTCCAAGCATCCTCTTTACCCCCAAGGAACAggttctgattctttttttttttttttttttttgagacagagactcgctctgtcgcccaggctggagtgtgtggcacgatctcggctcactgcaacctctgccttctgggttccagcgattctcgtgcctcagcttcccaagtagctgggattacaggcatgcaccaccacgcccagctaatttttgtatttttagtagagatggggtttcaccatgtttcccaggctggtgttgaattcctggactcaaatgatctgcccccctcggcctcccaaagtgctgggattacaggcgtgagccaccgcgtccagcccagGTTCTGattcttcattcctttatggTAGTATCTTCCCACATAAGCTGGAGATTGGTCTTACTCATCTCAGAAGTATTTCTAGAAATTTGGTGTTCTAaaataatatagataaatatgaaaaaataagaagGTTATAAATCTCCCCACAAGTGTTGGAGGGGAATACaattgtaaaaataattctatGAGAGCTTCGAAAATGCAAAATCTGGCTCCCATGGACACCACACTAATCCTCAGAAAAATGACGACTCAGAACACTCTGCCACTctgttccttttcctcttttcctcctttctcggCAAACAACTTGCTTATACCAAATTTCCTAGGATTAAGTATGAAGGAAATATTATATTTCACAAATTTCCTAGGATTAAGTATGAAGGAAATATTATATTTCAAAGTAGAGGAGGAAAAGTTGAAAAGGCAATTGACATGGCCGCCAATTAAAACATTCTGTCCATTAATCTTTGTATGCTCAATTGATGTTCAACATACATATTCAGATGCTAAGCATACATATTCAGATATtaactattgtgtgtgtgtgactgagtGCGAGTCCATGCATAAAGAGCTGAAAATAACTCCCTATAACATACCCCCTCCATTCATTCTGCACATTGCCGCCAATGAGCTTTCTAAAATGTGTATCTGTCCATACTTAACCCTGCCTAAAACCCTTTGTCAGCTTTCCACTGCCGTCTGAGTTAAGACCAAGTCCTTGCACAGGCCATTTCAGGGCCCTTCCTGATCTGATCTCTGTCTTCCTCTGCAGTCCCTTCTTCCACCACTACCTGCCTCCTGTTTCTCAATAATACCAAACTGCTCATAGATCTCCACTTAAACCATGTTTGTTCGTGTTTCTGTGCTAGTAATTCCCATCCCTACATTCTTCCCCTTCAATCCTGCATTATTTGGCTTAAGAATCATCTCCTTCAGGAATCCGCCCCATATGCAGAAAGGGCCTGTGCATGCTCTCATAGCACCCCGTGCTCCCATAGCACCCCATGCCTGCTCCTCGCTACCTTATCACTGGCCATGCTATACTGAAATGATCTGTGTATATGTCTATCTCCCGCTTgattgtcttattcatctttgtactcCAGCACCGGCCATAATTCCTAGACCAGAATAAATTAgtgatcaaaaaatgttttttgaactGATTATCTAAATTGGCAGTTTTATATAGCATTGTCATTTTTCCTTTGAGAGGGTTCTGTTTTCCTTGGTGCCTGTGTGATCTGATTTCATTCAGGCTAGTGGCACCAATGAGGTGACATGCTGGAGTCCTCAGACTGGTAGGTAGTCTGCATCTTGGGAGATAGTGTAAATTAGCAATTAAGAACGTACTCTCTAGAGTCTTACAGACCTGGGTCCCAATTCCATCTTTACCGTTTAACTAATTGCATGACCTTTGGGTGTAACCTCTATAAACTTGTT
This portion of the Pongo abelii isolate AG06213 chromosome 1, NHGRI_mPonAbe1-v2.0_pri, whole genome shotgun sequence genome encodes:
- the MRPS15 gene encoding small ribosomal subunit protein uS15m, with translation MLRVAWRTLSLIRTQAVTQALVPGLPGGGSARFPFNQWGLQPRSLLLQAARGYVIRKPAQPRQDDDPPPSTLLKDYQNVPGIEKVDDVVKRILSLEMANKKETLKAKREQFMKKIVANPEDTRSLEARIIALSVKIRSYEEHLEKHRKDKAHKRYLLMSIDQRKKMLKNLRNTNYDVFEKICRGLGIEYTFPPLYYRRAHRRFVTKKALCIRVFQETQKLKKRRRALKAAAAAQKQAKRRNPDSPAKAGPKTLKDSQ